The window gttaataaactcaccagacagtcagtgtaacaggatcactgtgctgAGAGGAACGTGGTGGCTCTCCTCTTTGTGCCTCACACTGGTACTGTCCACTATGGGACTGAGTGACAGGGCTGAGTGTGTATCTGGCTCCAGTGGTGCCTCTGATCTGCACTGTGCCTCCTTGACTGctcttgtaccagagatattgGAAGCCAGTGaaacccccctcaaccccacagctcagggtgacagtCTCTCCAGTGTACAGCTCTCCCCATTGAGGACTACTGGTCAGCAcagccttcggcagctctgggtAAAGAAAGGAAACAAGGCATGTTAGGAACACAGACCTGCCTGCCAAggacagaaataaaacacagttcaGCATGACCTGCACCCACAGGCTCCGTTCACATGGACTTGTTAACTGTGGTGGTCTCTAATAAAAGCATCTCGATGTTACTGTCTCTCACGGGTTTCGAGGTCATAGCTCTGgattcttgtaacatttgtagatTTTCTCTGTCTGAGAATTTGTTCTCTTGGTTGATTAGCCCTTATTtccacacatagacagacagtgCTGGACAGCACAGTGCAACAGACCTATTCACAGCATGTGTAAACATGCATGATAATTCAAAATAATTATGTATTACCATTAGACGTTAACAAAGGACTGACTGATTCATAATTAAACTtagtgtttcataaaaaaaaatgttgacatgGATGACAAAAGCATGGattctatttgtttttgtttataaataaatgttgggGCACATTAGAAAATATGTAATTCAAAAGCATACATTtcctgtattaaaatgtattgtttaataataataataataataataataataataataataataataataataataatataaagagagCCTGAGAGATGGGATGTGAATCAGATAATGTGGAGGCATATCAGCAATGTTAACATTCACTATTAATACCAGGAGTATTATTAGTAGGGACATCAGACTTATTAGCACAGCCCCACATCAATTACAGTGCATGAACCCTCCTAATAAAGCAGGTGAATCTAATATGTGATTGTACTAAAGGCACTGCAACAGCATATCACTGTGTTTTTACTGACATGTCAATGGTTCGGATTCACTGTGTGGCTGCTCCTGTGTGGCGTTTATAATTATGACTCATTATCACTCTGAATGATACTTTGCTGctgctttgatttttaatataataatataactcaCATGACTTACATGTTTAGTATCTGTGTCTTTCTTGGGTATTCTGTTTCATActgtgtgtgtcacagtaaaGTGAACAGGTATGTATtctatttaaaactatttcatttgGGCAGAATCTCTTCTGTGGTATAATTTGCAGTGTAATAATGTATAGGAACAATTTCTTATATCCAATCTATACCCCCCTGTCTAGGGAGGGGTTACACATGATTAGAGTTACAGTTTGCAATGGCAATACACATTCTATTACTACCACTATCAATTAGAAATACATCTGGAGAAAATAGGGCCTGATCATCAGTACTGACAAGCATTCAGTGTATCTTTGGTTTGGCCTCTTTCTGCTTTACTACAGCTTCTACACTACTCAGTGTATGAGAGTTACTCAGACCAGGAAGAGCTTTCAGATCAGAAAACTTTGCAAGGACCCGTTACTTCAGCAGCTGAGTTGTGTTGagaacattaacacagctggaatagactccagtgtgaacgtatctgtgagacattacagacagagaagagggtgaggactctctctgttagaattaacctacctctcactgacacccgcacctctgcagagtcacattaacacagctggaatagactccagtgtgaatgtatctgtgagacattacagacagagaagggggtgaggactctctctgttagaattaacctacctctcactgacacccgcacctctgcagagtcactagAGTAAATAAAGGAGTCCTGCCACCACGCTCTGCACTTGTAGGACCCCTCGTCACTCTTTGAAACACGATCCACACTCAGCTCTGTGTCAGCCCGGGACTGTAGCTCTTCATTATCCTTATAAAAGTCAATCCTGGTAGCTGTATAACCTGTGCGGACAcgacacctcagagtcagagTGTCTCCCTCAATCACAGGCTGggggggagtctgcaggatcacccattgatctgaaaagacagaaagagttcagatcagcagggctgagagacggctcaggattgaggaggctgcaggatcacccattgatctgaaaagatagaaagagttcagatcagcagggctgagagacggctcaggattgaggagtctgcagcatcacccatttattttgtattattgtctattattgtgttatgatttaaaaggtattgtttgggttatgtagcacaggtgatttcatgtattattgttgatttaaaagtggtctggcagaggcggtgttagtagctcgtctctgacagacagctcgtgagaatgCACGGTCAGCAgtcagtgattattgacaaattgaCTGTCAGCCATGCAAATTAAAAACTCTCATGCAGAATgtgagatggtcacatgtataaaggCCCGTATCTCTGGCTGCATGGTGAGGGTTGTTCTGAGGTGGAACGTAAGAAAAGGATGAACTTAAAATAGAAACAGCTTCTACACCCGTGTGatacgtgtgtgtgtcagtgtttgtgtccGTCTCTGTTTTGGCCGTCGTGTCGTTTTGTTTtctgtacagtgtttgttttgtttaactattttatttaataaatacacgcaTCAGCGCTTCACTCGTAGTACTGCgtccattctcttcctggtctgacgtcaccaccaaggcATCTGatcaggggcgctggaactaggggtgctgggggtgcggaaGCGAATGAAATTGTACCTCTTAAATATTTACAGACAAGATATTActaagtatatactgtatttagttcatatgcattatatacactttaaaacataaaagatatatatttgtaatactaatatattgtattaaacaaTGGAATGTGCATGATAATTAATATTAACAAATGCTTCAGGGTTTGTTTCTGAACACAACAAATCACATAATAAATTGCCCACAAACCATTTTGGTATTGCAGCATTTTACTGATCAGTTATGTTCTGAACCCTCCTTCCGTGTGAACTGTGACGCACAATACACGATCACCATACATAGTATAGTTGTGAATACACTAAGGGAGCTGCATCTGAACAAACACAAAGTAACGGCAGTGTTTAGTGTTTCTATTTGTATGTGATTTACCCCAGCGCTCTGTTTCCATGTTGAAATCCCTAGTTAAGAGAATTACAAGTATCTGGGAGATCCTGTTGTTCATGATTATTAGGCTGttatcttgtttatattaagTGACGAAATGCTTGAATCGATTGCATAGAAATGTGCCGTTCTCCTCCTGATGACGCTGTGACGGGAGCCCCGCCCCTAGATATACGTGCGCTGCATTGTTAATATTTTTGGTGTTTGTCATTGGTTTGTTTTGTAAGTATTGTATAGTGTTTGTTTATATGCGGGCTGGTGACAGCCGTCCGCTATTTAGTATTGTCTGGTTTGGTTTGGCAGGGAGgtggttaaattcctccctgtcaatgttttcttattcatttttatataaagttattGTTTTAAACGTATTCCAGACCCCTGGTGTCTTGTTTTGAACTCTCATTTCCACTGACATTGTTGCTCCAGTAAccgggtttattttttttaattatttttttttttttaatttagtcgtcgccaattttttttacaaaagttttctccccaatttagcatgcccaattattatctgtatcctcggctcactgctcgcaacccccccgccgactcgggaaacggcggctggaacacgtgtcctccgaaacgtgctcctgccaagccacatttttcgcactgcagatccacagcaatgccatcagacctatagtgtgggaggacaacacagatctggcggctccactgcagaaccacaggcgccctatcggccacagccgtggattcccctgccgacctaagccctccatacccgggcagcgctcagccagttgtgcgtcgccccctaggcactcccggtcacggtcggctgtgacatagcctggattcgaacctgcgatctccaggctatagggcactcctgcactctacgcggagagcctttactggatgcgccactcaggagccccatcATTAACCAGGTTTCTAAAGGTGGAGCAGCAAAGACACTACAGAGGTTACTCCAGTGCAGAACCACCATGCTGCAATACTGTTCTTACACAGCTGCTACTTGAAAACAGCGATGTGAGCAGCAACAATTCATACTGACTGGAGATCCAGAGACCGCTTTACTCAAATCAGCAAGCCGATAAGTAGCTTACAataccctctcagccaatcagattgcAGGATTATTCAACAGGGTCTGAATATTATCTAGAATGTAAATGACTTACTAGACACAGTTAGGTTGATAGTATTACTGCGCTCCTGTCCTGATGCAGACTCACACCAGTACACTCCACTGTGGTGATACTGGGGGGTACTGATTGTGCAGCCGACACTGTTCCCCATACTGGGTGAGGGTTTCTGGCACACTGCCTGTTCTTGACCCTTTCGGTATTGTTTAAACCTCCAGTCAGCAGAGCCCCCCTCCacctcacagctcagggtgactgtcTCTCCTATGAATATCTGTGCCCAGGCAGGCTGCAGGGTCAGGACAGCCTGAGGATGACCCTCTGAAACAGAGAATAGGATAGGATTAGGACACATTCCCCTACAAATCAAATAGGAAACTGCAAGAGGAGAGAGATTCCAGCCCCCCAGCAGCATCTCTgcagtgatacagtaggaatagcagcagtgtgacccattgcaggctctacttgtgatacagtaggaatagcagcagtgtgatccattgcaggctctacttgtgatacagtaggaatagcagcagtttgacccattgcaggctctacttgtgatacagtaggaatagcagcagtgtgacccattgcaggctctacttgtgatacagtaggaatagcagcagtgtgacccattgcaggctctacttgtgatacagtaggaatagcagcagtgtgacccattgcaggctctacttgtgatacagtaggaatagcagcagtgtgacccattgcagctCTAATTGTGTGTTTTGAGTGAAAGGAATTCTTGAGGAATCTCTCTCAGTATGATTATGGGCTTGAAAATAGAAAGTGTTCTGTGTTTAAATTTCCAGTCGAGCAGCAATTAGTCCAAGTTACTGTAGCAGGATTAGTCCtgttaaactgttttttattttttatttttcaagaatcAGGTCACATGTTTAAGATAAGTGGGAGGATTATTGATCTTAAAGTCATCCAGATATTCTGTCTGGTTAGCAGTCAGCCAAAATAATATCCTCATTCAAAAGCTTTCCAGCAATACCACACATAGCCTCTAGGTAGAGCACAGCATGGCTTTTTGCTGGAGTCattctttttttaactaaattacattgttatattggacagaagaaaaggaaagctgatttcagaaatgtgttttttttttacagatgatcAGGAAGCAGGATGAGAATCTTTACCAGTCTCTTCACTTTGTGTTTGCATTGCCACAGCCGattttcaacacacacacctaacatgaaaagtgtcatttctcaaaccagcttcatgcttttcaaccatgaattgtaaatcctgtttttaaactgtgttcacattgtaaactgttctcttaccttcatactgtctggagcagctcactacagtcagcactgaaaaacacaagagaggcagtcagggactagacccttataaaagcaccacagtcatgttgctgtttccaatgcttttaccattATTATACCGTGCTCATCAGTTATAGGTGCCTGccatacatacatgtaacatgtgctaacatagggagaagtaagagccagcgccatctagtgatcggacacttttgatcaggtttccttctcttgttttgttagtaacacactgctgtgcactacttggtgctggtgtatataataatataaagacactctaatctatgtatatgacaggcagctcctgaactcatagtcaaagcaccttaacacagacttaccaaataatacaaacacaagatttgagtcatttcaataagaaccctgtgaatgattgtaaaggtgagggaagagtaaaaacaaagcaagacaatgTCACAATAATAATCCTTCATTAACTTGGACACACGCACGGGGTTTAGTAAACTGACAGATCTGTAGCTGCAGTTCAGTATTCATACTGATTCCAGTGTTCATAgtgaagagaagaaagcagacttGAGTTGTGAATTCAGTTCAATAATGGGTGTGATCAGTGTAACAGAGAGAAGGCTGGGCACACACTGCTGACCACACACACCGCAGGTGAGCATCTTAACCCCTATGCAAAattgtgtgtgttgtagtgtgtgtttctcagtgtatgtgtgtctcagtgtgtctgtgtgtgtctcagtgtgtgtgtgtgtctcagtgtgtgtgtgtgtctcagtgtgtgtgtatgtcagtttttgtgtgtgtgcctcagcgtgtgtgtgaatgtgtgtataTCTCAGTTAACGTGTCttagtatgtgtgtgtcagtatgtgtgagtgtgtgtctcagtgtgtgtgtttgtctcagtcacttcaagtcatacaaagagcatttcaagtggagcgataaagtggagcgaagcgatcaaaaaaaggcgccaagttagaagcaagaattgtgtgaatcttgggccccagctcctttccaagtgtgcctatttgcttgatgcttgacaagattggcctaattgcttctcctaacttgttcttttgtgtttgatatcacccctttaaacggctgttgcgtttttctaacttgtttgttttttttacattgacaatgtttttgttatagatcaaTAAATACAGTAGAACATTTTCTAGCAGTATCAGAAATTGTAACATGTCCATTTAATTTACAAGCATTTACACAGACCTGTGAAAAACAACAGATTAAAAGATAGCAGACCACAGGACTGGACCCACAGTGCAGAGCTTCCTCCCTCCCACGCTGAGCATGTTTTTCCAACCACTGACCACATCCTCAGCTGCTACATCCTACAGCAAGCTCTAACCCCATGGTATTTGAAACCGTTTAACCCCTcctgccctgcacatgaagagtgggttttgtgtgtgtatattgtaaataatactgtgtaaaatgtacatttattgtaattaattcataAAGTAGCTCATGCTCCATTTTTATGGTACATTTTCTCAGTCTTGGTGTAATATTATGCAATGCAattaactgtacagtaaaatacatttcaatgaggAAAGAATAAGTATAATAATTGAGTGCTAATacccaaaataaaaaaattgaaggggaaaaaagtgtCTGTCAGTCAGAAATGAGAAATACGCATCACAAGCTGCTGTGCCTTGTaccgatttaccaccttgccagaagcTGCAACAGTTTATAAATTAGCAAGAAAAATAGCACTGTGTGGGATTTCTATATACGgtatataaaaaacagaagatcaACACAGCAACTCCTGGTCCCCTATTTACTTCTGACTGTCAAGAAAAACAAGTCCAGATTAGGCTGCACATGAAATACTAGCTGCCAAATAGTGATCTCTACACGCATGTGAAGTTGCAATGGCAGGGATTATTAAAAACGATGCGTTGTCTCCTTTGTTTTTACCTGAAATGCACACTTTTTTTAACCACACCTACTgtatggcatcctttgttttgtagttaaatcACGAGGGTAAAGTCAGGCCTTTCTttcttctgggatatttttcaactttaatagtgTTACACATAATGACTTTGATAATGTTTGAATAAACCGTGTTTGTTCCagcagtataataaatatatgatACATGGATAGAATCCgtgttctataaagtacagtatgtctTACTATATTACTACTATAATATACATTTCATTTCgcagtctgtctgtcacacatgaCATTGTGAAcaggataactgccttgattttgtaccAATCTTCaacaagcttttattttattattcaatcctaGCTTCCTTTGTATGCTTTGGATTGCATTTCACTATAATCTTTCACTCCCTTCCTCttactgtgtgattatgaggaccctctataTGCATGCACAGGTTTTTATAAAAGGTAATGGCTTCAGATACCggaatacatgattctagttgATCATTCTGGATGACTCCTTATATCAACAGAAATATTATGTACATGAAAGTACTTCTGTATttacatttagttattttataaacTTATTTCTTTTGTCCATTCAAATGTTTGAACGGAataatttttaaatgtgaaaggcAGGAAATAGTGGAGCTGCTCCGGAACCTCAGCTCCGGCTCCATGCTCTGGAGTGCTCCAGTGACGcagctccggctccagcatccccagctccagctccactctGGCTCCGGAGCTCAGCTCAGGAAACTGTCACGCTCCGCTCTGGCTCCAGGGCTCCACCCTAGCACGCACCCACATATtatattatagcatgatcacaatgaatcacCAGCCCCCCTTCTTTAAACCTCAGAATGATTTTAACAATATAATTCTAACTGATTTCTTATTACATAAAACacagctgctattattattattattattattattattattattattattattattattagtcgtcatttagcagatgcttttatccaaagcgagttacagagactaggaggtgaactatgcatcaacaactgctgctgctgcagagtcacttaaaatatgaCCCCAGTTTTACCTAAAaccataatatatttaaaaaaactgctgtcaacttgaaaaatgaaataaaaaatatacacagcagtctagaacagttccatgaatatcaaacaagcaaTCTCTTACTCTGTTTAAATGTTCATGGAGGGTAAATGTTTGCAATCAATATTATAAAACTAATTTAGTCAGATTTTACATTCAGCTTTCAGAAAGCTATGAACACAGGAGACTTGCAATCACTGggtaatgacatttaaaaagacTTTGATTGTAGAAAACGGTCCTTTCCCTTCAGGGATCTAGCCATTGCAActttaaagattttattttaccacctacagctctggccaaaaaatctgcatccccctatagaatgaactgattctgcaTCATAAAGTCacacgaaacctgctgaataatgtgaagttagcatattaaattacataccgctttgtattaTTACATATTCTTAaccaaaaactgacacaaattgaaaaatgtgacattttgaaattcaaCATGAATACTACACTACATGCCTCCAGCTGACTTTTGCAATttaattttgtagcttcttttattacatgatgttaaataaaatatctaaatgatgttcatacaggtttttttttattttgtattatgtctcaattctaaaattgtaggtgatgcaaaacttttgtccagag of the Acipenser ruthenus chromosome 43, fAciRut3.2 maternal haplotype, whole genome shotgun sequence genome contains:
- the LOC131709444 gene encoding Fc receptor-like protein 5 → MWTVVSCSRQYEEGHPQAVLTLQPAWAQIFIGETVTLSCEVEGGSADWRFKQYRKGQEQAVCQKPSPSMGNSVGCTISTPQYHHSGVYWCESASGQERSNTINLTVSSYTATRIDFYKDNEELQSRADTELSVDRVSKSDEGSYKCRAWWQDSFIYSSDSAELLK